In Rhodothermia bacterium, the sequence TGCACGTATTACGCTAACTGCATTATCGAAATTCAGATATACGCTTTAAGATGTGACCCTAGTTAATGTGGATAGCCTTTTTATAAAAAAAACTTCTCGGCTTGTATAAATAGCGTATCTTGCGCGACACTAACTTGCAGTCTCACGTTCCTCATACATGCTGCAAAGCCTCATACAAGCCTACCGATTCGCTGCGGAGCGAGAAGCGTCCGATCAAGAATTTGAAGCCGAACTGGCGCGTCTGGTTCGGAGTGGGTTATTTATTGCTGGGATTCTCGGACTATTTGGCATTGTAGCGAATATGATCGGCTGGATATCAGCAGGGCTTAAAGTGACCTTATGGTATAACGTAGAAAATCCTGTCCTTTATGTGGCATTGCCAGATAAATTGCTCATCATTCTTCTGTGCCTGCTTTCTATTTTTCTTTCCCGTGTGATGACGCGCCCGCAATCAGGGCGTTATCTGATGGCCACTATGGTTGTGGTTATTTGCTTTTTTAGCATGTTAGACGATTATATGCGTGGCGATTTGTCCAGTACTTCAGGATGGTTGGTTTTGTTTTTGGTTGTTGGAACAGGAGCGGTACCTTTTAGGCCCAAGCAGGTACTTGTGATTTGTGCCCTTGTCATGTTCTTATACTTTATTGTTTTACAAATTTACACCTTAGATGAGGTTGCAGCAACGAAAAGCCGGACTTTTGTTATAGCAGACATTACCTATTTAGCAATCGTAAGTGCAGTGTTTTTTGTAATTAACATCGTCTTACATGAGACAAGGTTTCAGCAGTTCCGTGCGCGCAAGGAAGCGGTAGAATTACGGGAGAAATCAGAAAAACAAGCACAAGAACTTATTCGTTTAGAACGCCAAAAACGTCGTTTATTTGCCAATATTGGCCATGAATTTCAGACGCCACTTACGTTAATTTCTGGGCCAATACGAGATGCCCTTCTCGCAAATCCAGACATGCCAAAACAAGTTCGAGAAAACTTGGAACTGGCCGAAAGAAGCAGCAACGAAATTCTTCGCCTTGTTCGGGAAGTTATTGAGGTGGAAAAGTTGGATTCTGGAGAGCTTTCTTTTCTTCCGGAAGTCTTTGATTTAGTAGTTTTTATGGAAGAGGTTCTTTACTTTTTCCAGCCATTCGCAGCCCAAAAAGAGGTATTTCTATATCTTGAGCGGCAATATTCTTCACTCCCCGTTTATGCCGATAAAGCCATGATGCGCAAGGTTGTTCAAAACTTAGTGTCTAATGCCATTAAGTTCTCCAATCCAACCGGACAAGTCAAGTTGGTCTTAGATCAAGTGGTGCAGCCAAATGATTTGGAAGCCATTATAGAAGTGCAAGACCAAGGCATTGGTATTCGGCCAGAAGACCTTGACGCTATTTTTACCCGCCACTATCAAGTGGAGCGCGATAAACATTTTGGTGGTTTTGGGATTGGGCTTTCCTTTGCTCAAGAATTGGTTCAAAAGCATGGTGGGCAGTTGAGCGTAGAAAGTACTTTGGGCAAAGGGAGTACTTTTCGGGTAGTATTCCCAATCCAAACAGATAAGATCATAACATTCACACCAGATACAACGAAAGAGGAGTTACGTC encodes:
- a CDS encoding response regulator, coding for MLQSLIQAYRFAAEREASDQEFEAELARLVRSGLFIAGILGLFGIVANMIGWISAGLKVTLWYNVENPVLYVALPDKLLIILLCLLSIFLSRVMTRPQSGRYLMATMVVVICFFSMLDDYMRGDLSSTSGWLVLFLVVGTGAVPFRPKQVLVICALVMFLYFIVLQIYTLDEVAATKSRTFVIADITYLAIVSAVFFVINIVLHETRFQQFRARKEAVELREKSEKQAQELIRLERQKRRLFANIGHEFQTPLTLISGPIRDALLANPDMPKQVRENLELAERSSNEILRLVREVIEVEKLDSGELSFLPEVFDLVVFMEEVLYFFQPFAAQKEVFLYLERQYSSLPVYADKAMMRKVVQNLVSNAIKFSNPTGQVKLVLDQVVQPNDLEAIIEVQDQGIGIRPEDLDAIFTRHYQVERDKHFGGFGIGLSFAQELVQKHGGQLSVESTLGKGSTFRVVFPIQTDKIITFTPDTTKEELRQFEQTVEKNLASGSSCNENALHKTNKRHNTTILLVDDQPSLRAYLRRLLEVESNIVDAADGQEALDQLKTHKIDLVISDINMPKLDGFGLLKAIREHVDWQRIPVILLTNRTDKEDIETGYALLADEYLAKPFNGEMLLRRVENLIHIRRMLFASETEKGHEKSPQDRFMTIEDQEWLEKLKGLIASEMGSSLMGVEWLASEMAMSSRNLGRRVKQLTGLTPNGMVRMMQMERASHLLIHTSKSVVEIAGLVGYQDAKHFSLVFSQVFTMPPSEYRRTKRPA